In Williamsia phyllosphaerae, the DNA window TCCGGGAAGCGGTTCACCCAGATGAACACCTCTTCGGAGCTACCGCGGTTGCCGAACACCGAGAAGTTGACCTTGTCGAACATGTCGCCGCCGGGGAGTTTGCGTACGTCGAGGTAGCTGACCATCGGGACCGACCAGCCGGCCGGGATGCTGATGGTCGAGTCCTGCGGCACCAGTTCGAGCACGCGGTGCAGCGACACCTCCGACATGGTCTTGCCCTCGTTGAACGACTGCTGTGTGGCCTCGACGATCGAGGTGAAGCTCGAGCCGTCGGTGATGTCGACGCACACCGGGATCAGGTTGGTGAACCACCCGACGGAGGCGAACTCGCTCGCGGTCGAGCGGGTGTTCTTCGGGGTGAAGCCGAAGTACTTGGTGCGGTTGGTGAACTCGTGACTGACCAGTCCTGCGATGGCCAGGACGCCGGCGGCGAACCCCGCGCCGTTCGCGTGGCAGGCGATGTCGACCCGCTCGGCCTGCTCGGGGGTCATCAGATCGACGGTCGTGAACGCGCTGCGGTTGTAGTCCGCGGTGGACAACCCGAGATCGAGCGGGAAGTGGGGGAGTTCGCCGTCGTTCTCCTCGAGCAGCTCGATCCACTTGCGGACCTGGGGGGTTTCCAGGGTGAGTTCGCGTGAGATGTCCCGTTCGCGGCGGCAGAAGTCGATGTAGCTGCCGACGGGCATGAGTTCCGGTGCGTCGGTGGATATCTCGCGCTGGTAGGCCGACATCAGGTCGACACACGACAGGGCCTGTGAGATGCCGTCGGAGTTGAGGTGATCGGCGGCGAGGTAGACGACGAAACGCCCGTCGTGCTCGATGGTGCCCAGGGTGAAGCAGTCCCAGTTGAACGGGCCGGGCGTCTGCGCCTCGACATGCTCACGGATGTCCTGGCTGCTGGAGATGTAGGTGGAGTCGGTGGGGACGAAGTCGACGATGCTCGGGTCGATGACGTGGCGGGTGATCTCGTCGTCGTCCATCGAGAACCAGCTCAGAAAGGTGTCATGGCGACGGAGGAACACGTTGATCGCGCGGGTCATCGCCTCGACGTCGAGTTCACCCTGGATCTCGAACGCCAGCAGGCACAGACGACCGAAACGAAAGCCTGCGTCCTCGTGGCGCTGAGCGGCGCGGAGATAAGCTTCCTGCTGGTAGGAGGGGCCGACGGGGTGTGTCGGGGCATGTCCGGCCGCGGCGACCGAGGCCAGCGACGCGACCCAACTCGTGACCCTGCCCGGAGACGGTTCCCACTCGTCGATCAAACCGAAGTTGATCATGATTTTTTCTCCCCTCGCGAACCCCTGGCCGTGCACCACGTCGAGTAGCGTTCCCCCGCACCGCGTCGTGATCAGGCTCACTGGTTGTATCACGAGTCGATGTGCATCCGAAAACATCAGCGATCATTGATGACGGCCGAATGCGAGAAGCAGTGTCCGCGTTGAATACTCGCACGGTTCCCCTCCCGTACGATAGTTATGGAGGGTACCGTGGGTGGTTCACAGCGGCAACCGATGCGGTTCGTGACGTGTGACATCCGGGCCACGTCTGTGATGTGTCCCATGTCGCGCGAATCCCGACTGTGGTCCGAGCCAGCGCGCTGCGGCGTGGTCGATCGGTGTGACCCACGTCAACTATTGTGGCCTCAGTCAGGCCGCGAGGGCGTGCCGACTTCTCAAGGGGAGGATTGCCGGGGTGAGAGGTTTTCTCTCTGCGGGTACGCGACGACGAGGTCGTCGGTGGTTGAGTGTGTCGACTCTGGGTGCACTGTCGATGGCGGTCGTGGCGACCGCACCGATGCTGGTGGCGGCGCCCGCGGCGGCGGCACCGCTGTCGATCGGTGGAGCGACGATCACCCGGACCGTGGCTCAGGCCGACGGCGTCCGCGACGTCTACGTCCGATCGACCGCCATGAAGGCGGAGATGCTGGTGAAGGTGCTCCCCTCGCGGGTGAACGCAGCCACGTCACCGACGCTGTACCTGCTCAACGGCGCCGCCGGCGGCTACAACGGCAGCAGCTGGTTCGACCAGACCGACGTCATCAAGTTCTTCGCGGACAAGAACGTCAACCTCGTCGTGCCGGTGGGTGGGGTGGCGAGTTACTTCACCGACTGGCGTCGTGACGACCCCAAGCTCGGTCATCTCAAGTGGTCGACCTACCTCACCAAGGAACTCCCACCGCTGATGGATGCGGCCTACAAGGGCAGCGGCCGCAACGCCATCGCGGGCATCTCGATGGCGGGCACCTCGGTGTTCCAGCTGTCGCTCGACGCCCCCGACCTCTACCAGGGGATCGGCGCCTACAGCGGATGCGCGATGACCAGCGACCCCATCGGGCAGGCGTTCGTGAAGCTGACCGTGGCCCGTGGTGGCGGCAACACGCTGAACATGTGGGGACCGTCGACCGATCCGGAGTGGGTGCGCAAGGACCCCTACGTCAACGCCGAGAAGCTGCGCGGTAAGGCCATCTACGTGGCCGCGGGCACCGGTGTCCCCGGGCAGTACGACAACATCAACGCGCCCGGGATCAAGGGGAACGTGACCGCACTCGCCGAGCGGATCGCGGCAGGCGCGGTCATCGAGAGCGCGACCAACTACTGCACCCAGCGCATGCAGACCCGTCTGCGTTCACTGAACATCCCGGCGACCTTCCGACTCAACTACCCCGGCACGCACAGCTGGCCCTACTGGCAGGACGACCTGCACAATTCGTGGCCGATGTTCTCGACGGCACTGAACCGGTGACCGCAGGCGGCGCGGTCGGCGACGGGTTCGTCGCTGTCGGCCGCCTCGCCGCCAGGTCGTGGGTCCACCCCGACTGGTCGGTGGCCGATCTGGTCGCCGCCAAGGGTGACCGATCGGTGTCGGTGGTCGTGCCGACGCGTGATCACGCCGATGTCGTCGCCGATGCGCTGCACGGCATCCTCCCGCTGGTGGGCACGCTCGTCGACGAGGTGGTCGTGGTGGACGCGGGGTCGACCGACGCCACGATCGACCGCGCGGAGTCCCGTGGGGTGCGGGTCGAGACGTGCACTGCTCGCGACGCAGGAGACAGGTCCGGCCGCGGCGAGGCCATCTGGCGATCGCTCGAGGTCACCGACGGCGACATCCTGGTGTTCGTCGACCCACGACTCGACGCCCCGGTGGCCGCGCTCATCGGACCACTGCTCACCGACGACCGGTTGTCGCTGGTCAAGGGCTTCCGGAGACGGCCCACGCCACGGGTCGGCGAGGTGGACAACGGCGCCGGCCGACTCACCGAACTGCTGATCCGGCCGCTGCTCGCCTCGCTGCGCCCGCAGTTGATCGACATCGTGTCCCCACTCGGCCGCGAATTCGCCGCGTCGCGTGCGCTCCTGACCACGCTGCCGATCGCGCCGGGTCCGTCGGCGGACATCGGGATCCTCCTCGACGCTCTGGGTACCCGGGGGATCGAGTCGATCGCTCAGGTCGGGCTGGAGGAGGCGCAGGAGCACGATCCGGCTCTGACCGAGCTCGGACCCATCGGACGGCAGATCGTCGCAACGCTGATGGATCGGTCCGGTGTCGTCGATTCCGGAGCGCCCCTGACCTCCTATCGCGCGTCCGAGGGAGGATTCGAGGCCCACCGGGCCCATCCCACCCTGCGTGATCTGCCGCCCATGTCGACGACGAATCTGACCGTCCGCTGAGTTCGCGCCCGGCTGCCCGGGGACCGGTTTCTGCACAGATCGGGTCGCCTCCGCAGATCGGTGTCGTGCGGGGCGTCGTCGCGTCGGTGGGGTCGGCCGGTGCGGTCATGGTTGGTCGGTGGCTACAGCGAAGCGGGGGCGCAATCGGCGCCAGGTGATCGGGCAGCGCGGCGAGGATGTCGCGGTCGAGTATCTGTCCGGTGCGGGGTGGTCGGTGCTCGACCGCAATTGGCGGTGTCGGTACGGCGAGATCGATGTGATCGCCGTCGACGGGACCGATCTGGTGATCGTCGAGGTGAAGACGCGTACGGGGTCGTTGTACGCCGACCCGGCCGAGGCGGTGACGTATGAGAAGTACCGCCGCCTGCGTCGTCTGGCCGGGCTGTGGTTGGCCGATCAGGAACGCGGGTGGCCGGTCATCCGGTTCGATGTCATTGCCGTGCAGATCGATTCGGCCGGGACACCGGGTATCCGTCACCTGCGTGGGGTGTTCTGATGTCGCTGGGGTGTGTGCGCTCGGTTGCGATCAGCGGGGTCGAGGGTGTGATGGTGGAGATCGAGGCGTTCATCGGTCAGGGGTTGCCGGGGGTGCAGCTGGTGGGTCTGGCCGACGCGTCGCTCAAGGAGTCGAAGGATCGGGTCCGGGCGGCGATCACCAACAGCGGGAAGAAGTGGCCCGATGGTCGGATCACCTTGAGTCTGTCGCCGGCCACGCTGCCCAAGTCGGGGTCGAATTACGATGTGGCGCTTGCGTTGGCGGTGTTGGCGGCGAAGGATCTGGTGCCGACGCACCATCTGGAGAAGACGGTCTTCATCGGGGAGTTGGCGCTCGACGGTCGGATCCGGGGAGTGCGTGGGGTGTTGCCCGCGGTGGTCGCGGCACGGCGGGCGGGGTTCACCCATGTGGTGGTGCCGTTGGCGAACGTGGCGGAGGCGGCGTTGGTGTCGGGGATCGATGTCGGTGGGGCTGGTCATCTGTCGGATGTGTTGGGGTGGTTGTCCGGTGAGCGGGTGCTCGACACCGTCGGTGACGAGGCGGGTGCGGTGGAGTCGGCGCCGGTTCCCGATCTGGCCGATGTGGTGGGGCAGGAGGAGGCGCGCTACGCGCTCGAGATCGCCGCGGCCGGGGCCCATCACCTGTTCATGACCGGTCCGCCGGGGATCGGCAAGACGATGTTGGCCCGGCGACTGCCGGGGATCCTGCCGCCGCTGACCGAGCTGGAGTCGTTGGAGGTCACCGCGATCCACTCGATCGCCGGGACGCTGCCCGCGGGGCGGCCGTTGGTGACCGAGCCGCCGTTCATCGCGCCGCATCACTCGGCGTCGTCGACCGCGCTGGTCGGCGGCGGTACCGGGATGGCCCGACCCGGTGCGGCCTCCCGCGCACACCGCGGAGTCCTGTTCCTCGACGAGTGCGCGGAGCTCGGCGTCAAGGCGCTGGAGTCGCTGCGCACCCCGCTCGAGGACGGTGAGACCCGGGTCATGCGCCGCGACGGGGTCGCGGTGATGCCGGCCCGATTCCAGCTGATCCTCTCGGCAAACCCGTGCCCGTGTGCACCCGCCAACGACGTCGACTGTGTGTGCTCGGCGCAGGTCCGGCGCCGCTATCTCGGCAAGCTGTCGGGTCCGCTGATGGATCGGGTCGACATCCGCGTCCGGATGGACCCACCCGGTAACGCCGCACTGATGAACCCGTCCGGTGAGAACAGCGCCGATGTCCGTGCACGGGTGACCTTCGCGAGGGAGGCGGCGCGGGCCCGGTGGGCGGAACGGGGGTGGCAGACGAACAGTGAGGTCCCGGGATCGGCCCTGCGACAGGACTTTCGTCTCCCGGCAGCGGTCACCCGTCCGATCGAGTTGTTCCTCCGCGACGGCCGGGTCACCGCCCGGGGTGCCGACCGCGCGTTGCGGCTCGCGTGGACACTGACCGATCTGCGAGGCGGGGTGTCGCCGACCGAGGACGAGGTGGCGCAGGCGTTGCTGTTCCGCGATCGGGGGTATGCGTGATGGATGCTCGCGAGAGACTCGCCTGGGCCTACCTGGCCGCGGTGTCCGAACCCCCGTCGGCCGCGGTGATCCGACTTGTCGACGCCGTGGGCGTCGTCGACGCCGCGCAGGCCGTCGCCACCCGATGCGTGCCGGAGGGGCATCAGGGCGTTCTTCGCCCGACGGCCGCACGATACGAGAAGGACACCGCACGAACCGATCTCGAGACCGCCGAGCGGATGAACGGTCGGTTGGTGACGCCCGTCGACGACGAGTGGCCGGGGTGGGCGTTACACGCGTTGACGATGTCGGACACGGCGCCACGCGGCGGTCCGCCGTTGGCGCTGTGGGTCCGTGGTGGCGGGCGACTCGACGCCATCACCGACCGCGCGGTCGCCGTGGTGGGGTCGCGCGCATCGACCGGATACGGCCAACACATCACGTCGAAGATGGTCACCGGACTCATCGGATCGGGCCGCGGCGTCGTCTCCGGCGGGGCGTACGGCATCGACGGCAGCGCGCACCGCGCCGCGCTTGCCTCCGACGGGCTGACCGCGGCGGTCCTGGCGTGCGGTTTCGACATCGACTACCCGACCGGCCACACGCAGCTGTTCGCCGGCATCGTCGCCGACGGCGTGGTGGTCAGCGAGTACCCACCGGGCACATCGGCCGGACGACACCGGTTCCTGACCCGCAACCGGCTGGTGGCGGCACTGTCCAAGGCGGTTGTCGTGATGGAGGCGGGCCGACGAAGTGGGTCGCTGAACACCGCGGCGTGGGCGGTGAAGTGCGGTGTGCCGGTGGGCGCCGTGCCGGGGCCGGTGACGTCGGCCATGTCGGTGGGATGTCACCGGATGATCCGCGACGGCCAGGCCCAGCTGGTCATGGACGCCGACGACATCGAGCACCTCATCACCCCGGACGGTGTGGACGACGCGGCGGGAACCACGCGCCGTCCGGATGAGCGGACCCTCGACGACGTCCAGAGCAGGGTCCGCGACGCGATACCCGGCCGTGGTTCGGCCACCATCGCCGAGATCGCCTTCGCGGCGGGGATCGAGGTCGCGCGGACCCGGTCCGCGCTGGCAATGCTCGAGACCTACGGCTTGGTCGCCTCCGACGGATCGGGCTGGCGCCTGCCGGCGCGCTGATGTCGGGCGACACCGATACCGTCGAGTCGACAGCACTGCGCGTCGTCGATTTACGCGGGGAGGAGGACGAGACCATGGAGGCAGCCGGAGACGGCCCGCTCGACGCCGCGGCACACGCCGCGTTCGAGGTGTTCTTCTCCGACCTCGACGCGGGGACGTTGACCCGGGACGAGGCGATCGACGGCTTCACCGCGTTGATGTCGATCACGGCGTCGCCCTCGGACGAGCCGACGCTACCACCGGACTCCGACCTCGAGATCCTGCGCAACACCCCTCGAGACGCGGTGCTCGTGGCGTTGCTGCCGATCGGCGGTTGGGTCGTGCCCGACATCGATTCGCCGGACGGTTTCGTCGGACGGATCAGCGTGGAACTCAGCGAGCTCTCCGGAATCGTCCGCGACTTCCGACACCACATCGTGGTGGCCGGGCTGGCCGACCCGGGTGAGCTCGTCGGTCACTTTCTCATCGTGCGCACCGCACGCGGCGAGACCGTGGTGCGCGAGTTCGCGACCGGTGTGATGCTCGACGACGCCTACCGGAACACCGCTGCGGTCTGGGCGAGTGGCCGCTCCGGACCGGTGCTCTAGAACCGACGCCTGCCGCCGATGCGCTGACTAGGCTGGCCCGATGCGCATCCTGCTGATCGGTGCCGGTGGTGTCGGCGACGCCATCGCGAAAATCGCCGCCCGCCGCGATTTCTTCGAACTCTGCGTGGTGGCGGACTTCGACCCGGCGCGCGCCGAGCGGACGGTGGCGGCGATCGCGGAGCGCACCGGAGCGGAGTCCGCGCGCCGTTTCGCCGCCGCGCAGATCGACGCCTCGGACGCCGACGCGGTGACGGCGTTGGCACTCGAGCACCGCGTCACCCACGTGATGAACGCCGTCGAACCGTCGTTCGTACCGACGGTGTTCGCCGGCGCGTTCGCGGCCGGGGCCGACTATCTCGACATGGCTATGAGTCTGAGCTCGCCCCATCCGACCGATCCCTACGCGCAGACCGGTGTGATGTTGGGGGAGCAGCAGTTCGCCGCGCACGACGAGTGGGAGTCGGCCTCTCGGCTCGCGCTCGTCGGCATGGGCGTGGAGCCGGGCCTGTCGGATGTGTTCGCGCGCTACGCCTGTGACGAACTCTTCGACACCGTCGACGAGCTCGGGACGCGGGACGGTGCCAACCTCGTCGTCCGCGACGAGTCCGGGAACGAGATCTTCGCGCCGTCGTTCAGCATCTGGACCACGATCGAGGAGTGTCTGAACCCGCCGGTGATCTACGAGTCCGGCCGCGGGTGGTTCACCACCCCGCCGTTCTCCGAGCCCGAGGTCTTCGACTTCCCCGACGGCATCGGCGAGGTCGAGTGCGTCAACGTCGAACACGAAGAGGTGCTGCTCATGCCGCGCTGGCTCGACGCGCAGCGGGTGACGTTCAAGTACGGCCTCGGCGCCGAGTTCATCGGGGTGCTCAAGACGCTGCACACGCTGGGCCTCGACTCCACCGCACCCATCCGTGTCCGATCGGCCGATGGTCCGGTGTCGGTCGCACCGCGCGATGTGGTCGCGGCCGCGCTGCCCGATCCCGCCGGGATCGGACCGATCATGACCGGTAAGACCTGCGCCGGGATGTATGTCACCGGCACCAAGGACGGCGCTCCTCGTGCGGTGTACCTCTACCACGTCAGCGACAACGAATGGACGATGCGTGAGTACGGGACCCAGTGCGTGGTGTGGCAGACCGCTCTGGGACCCGTTGTCGCGCTGGAACTCCTGGCCGCCGGGACGTGGACGGGTGCCGGGGTGCTCGGTCCCGAGGCGTTCCCGGCCGGTCCGTTCCTCGAGCTGATGGCGCGTCCCGAGGCCGACGGCGGCTTCGGGCAGACGTGGGGGCTGCGCGAGGAGACGCCGGCGACAACTTAGGGTGCCCTTTGCTGGCGTGTACGCTCGGGAACGACAGCAAGGAGAAACACCTGTGGCCAGGAAGCTCAACACGATGGTCGTCACCCGCACCGAGTGGATCACCGCGCACATGGTTCGCGTGCACCTCGGCGGACCCGGGTTCGCCGAGTTCGACGCCAGCGACGACACCGATTCCTACATCAAGATCATCTTCGGCCGACCGGGGGTCGACTACCCGGAGCCGTTCGACCTCGAGCGCATCCGTAGCGAGTTCGCGGCCGATGACCAACCCGCCGTCCGCACCTACACGGTGCGGTCGGTCGACACCGAACGGCAAGAAATCGCAGTCGATTTCGTCGTGCACGGAGAATCCGGCATCGCCGGCCCGTGGGCCGCGTCCGCCCGGCCCGGCGACGTCGTGCGGTTCAACGGGCCGGGCAGCGGGTACCGACCCGACCCCGCCGCGCCCTGGCATCTGATGGCCTCCGACGAGGCGGGTCTCCCCGCACTCGCGTCGGCGCTGGAGGCATTGCCCGACACCGCGATCGCCAAGGTGTTCATCGAGGTCGCCGGCCCTGACGACGAGCTGACGCTGGTGGCTCCCTCCGGCGCGGACATCACCTGGATCCACCGCGGCGCCGGATCGGACGAGGCCGACGACGCCGTGGCCGGGGACAACGCACCGGTCATCGCAGCCGTGCGCGCCGCGGAATGGCTCGATGGCGAACCACAGGTCTTCATCCACGGTGAGGCGCAGGCGGTCATGCACAACCTGCGGCGCTACGTCCGCAGAGAGCGCGGTGTCTCGGCCAAGAACGCGTCGATCTCGGGGTACTGGCGTCGCGGACGCACCGAGGACGGTTTCCGTCAGTGGAAGGCGGAGTTGCGCAAGGAAGAAGAGAAGGCGGGCAGCGCCCTGTAGGACGATCTCTGCTCGTCGCCCGGGCACGCTTTGGTCACGGAGTGCGTGTGGGCTTGCCCCGTCGGCGGTTTCCACGTGAGGTGACGACGTGACCACTTCCACCCGGCTCGGTGAGTTCGAGGACTTCCTGCGCTACGAGCGCGGGAGCAGCGAGAACACCATCCGTGCCTATGTGGGCGACGTCCGTGCGTTGATCTCGTTCGCCGGTGTCCGCAAGCGTGCGATCACCGACCTCGACCTCGCCCTGCTGCGGGCCTGGCTGGGGGAGTCGACCCGTCGCGGCGCCGCCCGCACGACCATCGCCCGGCAGGTGTCCTCGGTCAAGACGTTCTGCGCCTGGGCAACGCGCGAGGGCCTGTTGGGTTCGGACGTGTCGATCCGCCTGCAGGCCCCGCGGGCGCACCGCACCCTCCCGCCCGTGCTGACCGCCGATCAGGCCCGCCGGGTCGTCGACGACCCGGTGCGCTCGGACAGTGACGCCCCCATGGCCATCCGCGACCGGGTGATCGTCGAGCTGTTGTACGCCACCGGCATTCGTGTCGGCGAGCTGTGTGGACTGGATGTCGGCGACGTCGACGACAACCGCCGCGTCCTGCGCGTCATCGGCAAGGGGGACAAGGAACGGACGGTCCCGTTCGGGGTCCCGGCGGCGCAGGCCGTGGACCGGTGGTTGCGCCTCGGGCGGCCCGCGCTCGCGACGCCGCGATCCGGAGCGGCCCTGCTGCTGGGAGCCAAGGGCGGCCGACTCGATCCGCGGATGGCACGAAGCGTCGTGCACGCCGCGACGCAGTCGGTCGAGGGGGCGCCCGATCTCGGTCCCCACGGTCTACGCCACTCCGCAGCCACCCACCTGCTCGAGGGCGGGGCGGATCTCCGCGTCGTCCAGGAGTTGCTGGGCCATTCCTCGCTGGCGACCACGCAGCTCTACACCCATGTCGGTGTCGAACGGCTGCGCGCGGTCCACCGCCAGGCGCATCCGCGCGCCTGACCGAGCCCGACCCGGGCAAACGAGGGCCCAACCCGCGTCGACGAAGGCCCAACGCGACGAACAACGGCCCAACCGCGGTGAGCGAGGGCGCGACACGGTCAGGCGTCGCCGGGCTGGAGGGGTTTGAGCCGGACACGGACAACCCCGAGGAGCGCCAGGGGATCGAGGTAACGGGCGGCCGATCCCGCACCGCGGCGCGCACCCCAGTGCAGACACACACCGACGCAGCCGGCGTGACCGGCGACGAGTGTCCCGAGCGGGTCGCCGCGCGACACCGCCTGACCGGCCGTCACCTGGGGCTCCACCGGTTCGTAGGTGGTGAGGATGCCGTCGGGATGGCGCACCGACACCACCTGTTTGCCGGCCACCTCGCCCGCGAAGTTCACGACGCCGCCACCCGCCGACCGGACCACCGCCCCGACGGTGGACGCCAGGTCGACCCCGCGATGACCGGGCATCCACCGCTGTTCGGGCGGATCGAACCCGCGGACCACCGATGGCCGCGGCGCCAACGGCCAGCCGTACTCGCCGGTGGCCGCCGACCCGTCGGAGGTGGTGAGGCCCGTCCCCACGAGCCCCACCACCACCGACGCCGTGATCAGACGCGTCGCCACACGGTGAAACCTCCCGCGACGGCGCCTGTCCACAGTGCTCAGACGTGCCCCGTGACCTCGTGGTTCCACCTCGTCGCGACGGATTTCGCCTGCACCCGTCGGCGTGCGTAGACTGGCCGATGCGCTTCACCCGGTGGGTGGAGTGACTTCGCACGCCTGCGAAACCGTCTGCACCCCGTCATCGGGGATCGCGGCCGGTGCCACCGACCAGGCGGTCCCGAACTCAGATGAGTCCGGGTTCTGGTCGGCGTCAGGCGTCAGGGTCGGTCGCACCTGCGGCCGACGAGAAACTGCACACAGGAGAGAACACACACATGGCAGTCGTGACCATGAAGCAGCTGCTCGACAGCGGCGCTCATTTCGGGCATCAGACCCGTCGTTGGAATCCCAAGATGAAGCGATTCATCTTCACCGATCGCAACGGCATCTACATCATCGATCTGCAGCAGACGCTGACCTACATCGACAAGGCCTACGAGTTCGTCAAGGAGACCGTCGCCCACGGCGGCACCGTTCTCTTCGTCGGCACCAAGAAGCAGGCGCAGGAGTCCATCGCGTCCGAGGCGCTGCGCGTCGGGATGCCGTACGTGAACCAGCGCTGGCTCGGTGGCATGCTCACCAACTTCTCCACCGTCCACAAGCGTCTCCAGCGCCTCAAGGAGCTCGAGACCATGGAGCAGACCGGTGGCTTCGAGGGTCGGACCAAGAAGGAAATCCTCATGCTCACGCGTGAGATGACCAAGCTCGACCGCACCCTCGGTGGTATCCGAGACATGGCCCGCGTGCCATCTGCCGTGTGGATCGTGGACACCAACAAAGAGCACATTGCTGTCGGTGAGGCCCGCAAACTGAACATCCCGGTCATCGCGATCCTGGACACCAACTGCGATCCCGACCTGGTCGACTACCCGATCCCGGGCAACGACGACGCGATCCGCAGCGCTGCGCTGCTGACCCGCGTGGTCGCGTCGGCCGTCGCCGAGGGCGTCCAGGCACGTGCCGGT includes these proteins:
- a CDS encoding condensation domain-containing protein, whose translation is MINFGLIDEWEPSPGRVTSWVASLASVAAAGHAPTHPVGPSYQQEAYLRAAQRHEDAGFRFGRLCLLAFEIQGELDVEAMTRAINVFLRRHDTFLSWFSMDDDEITRHVIDPSIVDFVPTDSTYISSSQDIREHVEAQTPGPFNWDCFTLGTIEHDGRFVVYLAADHLNSDGISQALSCVDLMSAYQREISTDAPELMPVGSYIDFCRRERDISRELTLETPQVRKWIELLEENDGELPHFPLDLGLSTADYNRSAFTTVDLMTPEQAERVDIACHANGAGFAAGVLAIAGLVSHEFTNRTKYFGFTPKNTRSTASEFASVGWFTNLIPVCVDITDGSSFTSIVEATQQSFNEGKTMSEVSLHRVLELVPQDSTISIPAGWSVPMVSYLDVRKLPGGDMFDKVNFSVFGNRGSSEEVFIWVNRFPEGTKMSFLYPRTDEAETSIKLYVDRMLEIFSTIAATGDYVPSVAVLAK
- a CDS encoding alpha/beta hydrolase, which translates into the protein MAVVATAPMLVAAPAAAAPLSIGGATITRTVAQADGVRDVYVRSTAMKAEMLVKVLPSRVNAATSPTLYLLNGAAGGYNGSSWFDQTDVIKFFADKNVNLVVPVGGVASYFTDWRRDDPKLGHLKWSTYLTKELPPLMDAAYKGSGRNAIAGISMAGTSVFQLSLDAPDLYQGIGAYSGCAMTSDPIGQAFVKLTVARGGGNTLNMWGPSTDPEWVRKDPYVNAEKLRGKAIYVAAGTGVPGQYDNINAPGIKGNVTALAERIAAGAVIESATNYCTQRMQTRLRSLNIPATFRLNYPGTHSWPYWQDDLHNSWPMFSTALNR
- a CDS encoding glycosyltransferase, translating into MADVLDGTEPVTAGGAVGDGFVAVGRLAARSWVHPDWSVADLVAAKGDRSVSVVVPTRDHADVVADALHGILPLVGTLVDEVVVVDAGSTDATIDRAESRGVRVETCTARDAGDRSGRGEAIWRSLEVTDGDILVFVDPRLDAPVAALIGPLLTDDRLSLVKGFRRRPTPRVGEVDNGAGRLTELLIRPLLASLRPQLIDIVSPLGREFAASRALLTTLPIAPGPSADIGILLDALGTRGIESIAQVGLEEAQEHDPALTELGPIGRQIVATLMDRSGVVDSGAPLTSYRASEGGFEAHRAHPTLRDLPPMSTTNLTVR
- a CDS encoding YraN family protein gives rise to the protein MATAKRGRNRRQVIGQRGEDVAVEYLSGAGWSVLDRNWRCRYGEIDVIAVDGTDLVIVEVKTRTGSLYADPAEAVTYEKYRRLRRLAGLWLADQERGWPVIRFDVIAVQIDSAGTPGIRHLRGVF
- a CDS encoding YifB family Mg chelatase-like AAA ATPase — its product is MSLGCVRSVAISGVEGVMVEIEAFIGQGLPGVQLVGLADASLKESKDRVRAAITNSGKKWPDGRITLSLSPATLPKSGSNYDVALALAVLAAKDLVPTHHLEKTVFIGELALDGRIRGVRGVLPAVVAARRAGFTHVVVPLANVAEAALVSGIDVGGAGHLSDVLGWLSGERVLDTVGDEAGAVESAPVPDLADVVGQEEARYALEIAAAGAHHLFMTGPPGIGKTMLARRLPGILPPLTELESLEVTAIHSIAGTLPAGRPLVTEPPFIAPHHSASSTALVGGGTGMARPGAASRAHRGVLFLDECAELGVKALESLRTPLEDGETRVMRRDGVAVMPARFQLILSANPCPCAPANDVDCVCSAQVRRRYLGKLSGPLMDRVDIRVRMDPPGNAALMNPSGENSADVRARVTFAREAARARWAERGWQTNSEVPGSALRQDFRLPAAVTRPIELFLRDGRVTARGADRALRLAWTLTDLRGGVSPTEDEVAQALLFRDRGYA
- the dprA gene encoding DNA-processing protein DprA — its product is MDARERLAWAYLAAVSEPPSAAVIRLVDAVGVVDAAQAVATRCVPEGHQGVLRPTAARYEKDTARTDLETAERMNGRLVTPVDDEWPGWALHALTMSDTAPRGGPPLALWVRGGGRLDAITDRAVAVVGSRASTGYGQHITSKMVTGLIGSGRGVVSGGAYGIDGSAHRAALASDGLTAAVLACGFDIDYPTGHTQLFAGIVADGVVVSEYPPGTSAGRHRFLTRNRLVAALSKAVVVMEAGRRSGSLNTAAWAVKCGVPVGAVPGPVTSAMSVGCHRMIRDGQAQLVMDADDIEHLITPDGVDDAAGTTRRPDERTLDDVQSRVRDAIPGRGSATIAEIAFAAGIEVARTRSALAMLETYGLVASDGSGWRLPAR
- a CDS encoding saccharopine dehydrogenase family protein, which gives rise to MRILLIGAGGVGDAIAKIAARRDFFELCVVADFDPARAERTVAAIAERTGAESARRFAAAQIDASDADAVTALALEHRVTHVMNAVEPSFVPTVFAGAFAAGADYLDMAMSLSSPHPTDPYAQTGVMLGEQQFAAHDEWESASRLALVGMGVEPGLSDVFARYACDELFDTVDELGTRDGANLVVRDESGNEIFAPSFSIWTTIEECLNPPVIYESGRGWFTTPPFSEPEVFDFPDGIGEVECVNVEHEEVLLMPRWLDAQRVTFKYGLGAEFIGVLKTLHTLGLDSTAPIRVRSADGPVSVAPRDVVAAALPDPAGIGPIMTGKTCAGMYVTGTKDGAPRAVYLYHVSDNEWTMREYGTQCVVWQTALGPVVALELLAAGTWTGAGVLGPEAFPAGPFLELMARPEADGGFGQTWGLREETPATT
- a CDS encoding siderophore-interacting protein, which produces MARKLNTMVVTRTEWITAHMVRVHLGGPGFAEFDASDDTDSYIKIIFGRPGVDYPEPFDLERIRSEFAADDQPAVRTYTVRSVDTERQEIAVDFVVHGESGIAGPWAASARPGDVVRFNGPGSGYRPDPAAPWHLMASDEAGLPALASALEALPDTAIAKVFIEVAGPDDELTLVAPSGADITWIHRGAGSDEADDAVAGDNAPVIAAVRAAEWLDGEPQVFIHGEAQAVMHNLRRYVRRERGVSAKNASISGYWRRGRTEDGFRQWKAELRKEEEKAGSAL
- a CDS encoding tyrosine recombinase XerC, which produces MTTSTRLGEFEDFLRYERGSSENTIRAYVGDVRALISFAGVRKRAITDLDLALLRAWLGESTRRGAARTTIARQVSSVKTFCAWATREGLLGSDVSIRLQAPRAHRTLPPVLTADQARRVVDDPVRSDSDAPMAIRDRVIVELLYATGIRVGELCGLDVGDVDDNRRVLRVIGKGDKERTVPFGVPAAQAVDRWLRLGRPALATPRSGAALLLGAKGGRLDPRMARSVVHAATQSVEGAPDLGPHGLRHSAATHLLEGGADLRVVQELLGHSSLATTQLYTHVGVERLRAVHRQAHPRA